A DNA window from Microcystis aeruginosa NIES-843 contains the following coding sequences:
- a CDS encoding RNA-guided endonuclease InsQ/TnpB family protein, translating into MEKAYSFRFYPTPTQESLLRRTLGCVRLVYNKALHERTQAWYERQERVGYAQTSSMLTDWKKQEELDFLNEVSCVPLQQGLRHLQTAFTNFFAGRTKYPNFKKKHQGGSAEFTKSAFKFKDKQIYLAKCTEPLPIRWSRQIPESCEPSTVTVRLHPSGRWHISIRFDDPTIKPLPVTDKAIGIDLGISSLVITSDGDKVSNPKHFNKHYRRLRKAQKSLSRKQKGSKNREKARIKVARIHAQITDSRKDHLHKLTTQLVRENQTIVVENLAVKNMVKNPKLSQAISDVSWGEITRQLAYKCRWYGRNYIEIDRWFPSSKRCSNCGHIAEKMPLNVREWDCPNCGTHHDRDINASKNILAAGLAVSVCRATIRPEQSKSVKAGAKNPSGKKQKPKS; encoded by the coding sequence ATGGAAAAAGCCTATTCGTTTCGATTTTACCCCACACCAACACAAGAGTCGCTATTGCGGCGCACATTGGGCTGTGTAAGATTAGTTTACAACAAAGCTCTCCACGAACGAACACAAGCTTGGTACGAAAGACAAGAAAGAGTAGGCTACGCTCAAACTTCTTCAATGCTAACCGATTGGAAAAAGCAAGAAGAATTAGACTTTCTCAATGAAGTAAGCTGTGTACCTTTACAACAAGGGTTAAGACATTTACAAACAGCTTTTACTAATTTCTTTGCTGGTCGTACTAAGTATCCTAACTTTAAGAAAAAACATCAAGGAGGAAGTGCTGAATTTACTAAATCTGCTTTTAAATTCAAAGACAAACAAATCTATTTAGCTAAATGCACAGAACCCTTACCTATTCGATGGTCAAGACAAATACCAGAAAGCTGTGAACCAAGCACAGTAACAGTCAGATTACATCCCTCAGGACGTTGGCATATTTCAATTAGATTTGATGACCCAACGATTAAGCCATTACCAGTAACAGATAAAGCCATCGGAATTGACTTAGGAATTAGTAGCCTCGTGATTACCAGCGATGGCGATAAAGTGTCTAATCCCAAGCATTTTAACAAGCATTATCGGAGACTGCGAAAGGCCCAAAAAAGCCTTTCTAGAAAACAGAAAGGCTCAAAGAATCGAGAAAAGGCAAGAATCAAAGTAGCCAGAATTCACGCTCAAATCACGGATAGTAGAAAAGACCATTTACATAAGCTAACCACTCAATTAGTTCGTGAAAACCAAACGATTGTGGTTGAGAATTTAGCCGTCAAGAATATGGTCAAAAACCCGAAATTATCTCAGGCAATATCTGACGTTAGCTGGGGAGAAATTACCCGACAATTAGCCTATAAATGCCGTTGGTATGGAAGAAATTACATCGAAATAGATAGATGGTTTCCTAGTTCTAAGCGGTGTAGTAATTGTGGGCATATTGCTGAGAAAATGCCGTTAAATGTTCGAGAATGGGACTGTCCGAACTGTGGGACTCACCATGACCGAGACATTAACGCCAGTAAAAATATTTTGGCCGCAGGGCTTGCGGTGTCAGTCTGTAGAGCGACCATAAGACCAGAACAGAGTAAATCTGTTAAGGCAGGTGCGAAAAATCCTTCGGGAAAGAAGCAGAAACCCAAATCGTGA
- a CDS encoding RNA-guided endonuclease InsQ/TnpB family protein, giving the protein MFVLEYKVKPKPNQIEAINEAIRTTQFVRNKVLRYWMDNQGVGKTELFRYNTALRKEFKFVDDLNSHACQTAVERTLRAITRFYDNCQNKVKGKKGYPKFKKHSRSVEYKVSGWKLSKDKRHITFTDKKGIGTLKLIGSRDINYYQPDQIKRVRILNRADGYYVQFCLKLDPRDTVKPLTPSQKATGIDVGLKFFLVDSEGHQIDCPNYYRKAEKQLNRLNKKKSKKYRKGKKQSRNYHKARKRYARKHLRVSRQREEFVKSVALRLVKSNDLIVYENLNIKGMVKNRHLAKSITDAGWSVFRQWLEYFGDKYGKLTIAVSPHNTSQNCSNCGQKVQKSLSTRTHVCPHCGYTDCRDRNAALNILQKGLSSVGRTQPPPTPPTSGRARGGGEIPSWLVGEILLANGDSMNEESPSL; this is encoded by the coding sequence ATGTTTGTACTAGAATACAAAGTTAAGCCAAAACCTAATCAGATAGAAGCCATTAATGAGGCAATACGGACAACCCAATTTGTTCGGAATAAAGTCCTGCGTTATTGGATGGATAATCAGGGTGTTGGCAAAACAGAGTTATTTCGGTACAACACAGCATTAAGGAAAGAGTTTAAATTTGTTGATGATTTAAACTCCCATGCTTGCCAGACTGCCGTAGAAAGAACCTTGCGGGCAATTACTCGGTTTTACGATAATTGCCAAAATAAAGTTAAAGGAAAGAAAGGCTACCCTAAGTTTAAAAAACATTCCCGTTCTGTTGAGTATAAAGTATCTGGATGGAAGCTATCAAAAGATAAACGCCATATTACCTTTACAGATAAAAAAGGTATTGGCACTCTTAAGTTGATTGGTTCTAGAGATATTAATTACTATCAACCAGACCAGATTAAACGGGTAAGAATCCTGAATCGTGCCGATGGTTATTATGTGCAGTTTTGCCTTAAATTAGACCCCAGAGACACGGTTAAGCCTTTAACACCTTCCCAGAAAGCCACTGGGATTGATGTCGGATTAAAGTTTTTCTTAGTAGATAGCGAAGGCCATCAAATTGATTGTCCGAACTACTATCGAAAAGCTGAAAAACAACTAAACCGATTAAACAAAAAAAAGTCAAAGAAATACCGTAAGGGTAAAAAACAATCTCGTAATTATCACAAAGCTAGAAAGCGATATGCTCGGAAACATTTAAGAGTAAGTAGGCAACGAGAAGAGTTTGTCAAAAGTGTGGCACTCCGTTTAGTTAAGTCTAACGACTTAATCGTCTATGAAAACTTGAATATCAAAGGCATGGTCAAAAATCGTCATTTAGCCAAGTCGATAACCGATGCAGGATGGTCTGTTTTTAGGCAATGGCTAGAGTATTTTGGGGACAAATACGGCAAGTTAACTATAGCTGTCTCACCTCATAATACGTCTCAAAATTGTTCTAATTGTGGACAAAAAGTCCAAAAGTCGCTATCTACTCGAACCCATGTTTGTCCTCATTGTGGATACACAGATTGTCGAGACAGAAACGCCGCTTTAAACATCTTGCAAAAGGGATTAAGTAGCGTGGGGCGCACGCAACCCCCCCCAACCCCCCCGACGTCGGGTAGGGCAAGGGGGGGGGGAGAGATTCCCTCTTGGTTGGTTGGAGAAATCCTGCTTGCTAACGGAGACTCAATGAACGAAGAATCCCCGTCTCTTTAG
- a CDS encoding SemiSWEET transporter — translation MNIIELIGIVAGILTTVSFLPQVMKTWRYRSAKDLSLTMFICFCLGVFLWLIYGIYMSSKPIIVANFVTFILAGTILYFKIKYD, via the coding sequence GTGAATATTATTGAACTAATCGGGATCGTGGCGGGAATATTAACCACTGTCTCTTTTTTACCCCAAGTGATGAAAACTTGGCGTTATCGTTCCGCTAAGGACTTGTCCCTAACTATGTTTATTTGCTTTTGTCTGGGGGTTTTTCTCTGGCTCATCTACGGGATTTATATGAGCAGCAAACCGATTATCGTCGCTAATTTTGTTACTTTTATCTTAGCGGGGACAATTCTCTATTTTAAGATTAAATATGATTAA
- a CDS encoding L,D-transpeptidase → MRVLLPILCLCLGIGEFFLNPPISLGNSLPATTATRTETRLLLNLKKRRVFVYQGQKIIASYPVAIGRRGWETPTGQFRVIHMVREPVWEHPFTGQLVPSGKNNPLGARWIGFWTDGANFIGFHGTPQENLIGRAVSHGCVRMRDRDIKALFEKVKIGTSVIVIAQ, encoded by the coding sequence ATGCGAGTTTTGCTGCCGATTCTCTGTTTATGTCTAGGAATAGGGGAATTTTTCCTCAATCCCCCGATTAGTCTGGGCAATTCCCTTCCCGCAACCACGGCAACCCGAACGGAAACCCGTTTGCTGCTGAATTTAAAAAAAAGACGGGTTTTTGTTTACCAAGGACAGAAAATAATTGCTTCTTACCCAGTGGCGATCGGTCGTCGGGGTTGGGAAACCCCGACGGGACAATTTAGGGTGATTCATATGGTGCGGGAACCAGTCTGGGAACATCCTTTCACCGGGCAACTGGTGCCATCGGGAAAAAACAACCCTTTAGGGGCGCGTTGGATCGGATTTTGGACCGATGGCGCGAATTTTATCGGTTTTCACGGTACACCGCAAGAAAATCTCATCGGCCGGGCCGTCTCCCACGGTTGCGTCAGGATGCGCGATCGAGATATAAAGGCTTTATTTGAAAAGGTAAAAATCGGCACTTCAGTGATAGTAATCGCTCAATAG
- a CDS encoding RNA-guided endonuclease InsQ/TnpB family protein, translating into MLVVEAKLKNGTPEQYHRLDEAIKTSQFVRNSCVRYWRSNKGTTRNDLQKLCAVLANNKETPYVNKLNSQARQSAADRAWQSISRFYHNCRANISGKKGFPRFKKHSRSVEYKLTGYQLSDNRRKIRFTDGFKAGEFDLWCSQKTLVYYSEQQIKRVRVVRRADGYCCQFLIDLERQEYHKPTGQITGIDLGLKEFYTDAQGNTVENPRYLSKSEKRLKKAQRRLSKRFRQGKKQSKNYHKQRIKVAKLHLKVSRQRKDKAIKDALALVQSNDLVVYEALKVRNLVKNHKLSKSISDASWYQFTEWLNYFAKIYRIVCVAVPPHFTTQDCSVCGTRVQKTLSTRTHQCPNCQTVLDRDHNAAINILKKGLQYLGNHLNGTVGQTETDPNALGESDLWVFSGDIENLSCLVEQGISNSDVERIPRHSVA; encoded by the coding sequence ATGCTAGTCGTAGAAGCGAAGCTAAAAAACGGGACACCAGAGCAATATCACCGGCTTGATGAAGCTATCAAAACTTCTCAGTTTGTGCGTAACTCTTGTGTTCGTTATTGGCGGTCCAATAAGGGGACAACCCGTAATGATCTCCAAAAACTTTGTGCGGTACTAGCTAACAATAAAGAGACACCTTATGTTAATAAATTAAACTCTCAAGCTCGTCAATCGGCTGCTGATAGAGCCTGGCAATCAATTAGTCGATTTTATCATAATTGTCGTGCCAATATATCAGGGAAAAAAGGTTTTCCTCGGTTCAAAAAGCATAGCCGTTCGGTTGAATACAAACTAACGGGCTACCAACTATCAGATAATCGACGTAAAATCAGATTTACTGACGGTTTTAAAGCAGGAGAATTTGATTTATGGTGTAGTCAAAAGACATTAGTTTATTATTCAGAACAACAGATTAAACGGGTAAGAGTTGTTAGACGTGCTGACGGTTATTGTTGTCAGTTTTTGATTGACCTAGAACGGCAAGAATACCATAAACCAACGGGACAAATAACAGGAATTGACTTAGGGTTAAAGGAATTTTATACCGACGCTCAAGGCAATACCGTAGAAAATCCACGTTATTTAAGCAAGTCAGAAAAACGACTGAAAAAAGCACAAAGGAGATTATCAAAACGATTTCGTCAAGGAAAGAAACAGTCTAAAAACTATCACAAGCAACGGATAAAAGTTGCCAAGCTTCATCTTAAAGTATCAAGACAACGTAAAGACAAAGCAATTAAAGATGCTTTGGCGTTAGTCCAGTCTAATGATCTGGTAGTTTATGAAGCTTTAAAGGTAAGAAACTTAGTCAAAAACCATAAGCTGTCTAAGTCGATTTCTGATGCTTCTTGGTATCAATTCACTGAATGGTTGAATTATTTTGCCAAGATTTATCGGATTGTCTGTGTTGCTGTTCCTCCCCATTTCACGACTCAAGATTGTTCAGTTTGTGGGACGAGAGTTCAAAAAACATTAAGCACTAGAACTCATCAATGTCCCAATTGTCAAACAGTCTTGGATAGGGATCATAATGCAGCAATAAATATTCTTAAAAAAGGGTTACAATATTTGGGAAATCATCTCAACGGTACTGTTGGGCAAACAGAAACCGACCCAAACGCCTTGGGAGAGTCCGACCTCTGGGTTTTCAGTGGAGACATTGAGAATCTAAGCTGTCTCGTTGAACAAGGAATTTCTAACAGCGATGTGGAAAGAATCCCCCGTCACAGCGTAGCTTGA
- a CDS encoding RNA-guided endonuclease InsQ/TnpB family protein, whose product MEKAYSYRFYPTPEQESLLRRTLGCVRLVYNKALHVRTQAWYEKQERVGYAQTSSMLTDWKKQEELDFLNEVSCVPLQQGLRHLQTAFTNFFAGRTKYPNFKKKHQGGSAEFTKSAFKFKDKQIYLAKCTEPLPIRWSRQIPESCEPSTVTVRLHPSGRWHISIRFDDPTIKPLPVTDKAIGIDLGISSLVITSNGDKVSNPKHFNKHYRRLRKAQKNLSRKQKGSKNREKARIKLAKIHAQITDSRKDHLHKLTTQLVRENQTIVVENLAVKNMVKNPKLSQAISDVSWGEITRQLAYKCRWYGRNYIEIDRWFPSSKRCSNCGHIVEKMPLNVREWDCPDCGTHHDRDVNASKNILAAGLAVSVCRATIRPEQSKSVKAGAKNPSGKKQKPKS is encoded by the coding sequence ATGGAAAAAGCCTATTCTTACCGATTTTACCCCACACCAGAACAAGAGTCGCTATTGCGGCGCACATTGGGCTGTGTAAGATTAGTTTACAACAAAGCTCTCCATGTCAGAACACAAGCTTGGTACGAAAAGCAAGAAAGAGTAGGCTACGCTCAAACTTCTTCAATGTTGACCGATTGGAAAAAGCAAGAAGAATTAGACTTTTTAAACGAAGTTAGCTGTGTACCTTTACAACAAGGGTTAAGACACCTACAAACAGCTTTTACTAATTTCTTTGCTGGTCGTACTAAGTATCCTAACTTTAAGAAAAAACATCAGGGAGGAAGTGCCGAATTTACCAAATCTGCTTTTAAATTTAAAGACAAACAAATCTATTTAGCCAAATGCACAGAACCTTTACCTATTCGATGGTCAAGACAAATACCAGAAAGCTGTGAACCAAGTACAGTAACGGTCAGATTACATCCTTCTGGACGTTGGCATATTTCAATTAGATTTGATGACCCAACGATTAAGCCATTACCAGTAACAGATAAAGCCATCGGAATTGACTTAGGAATTAGTAGCCTCGTGATTACTAGCAATGGCGATAAAGTATCTAATCCCAAGCATTTTAACAAGCATTATCGGAGACTGCGAAAAGCACAAAAAAATCTTTCTAGAAAACAGAAAGGCTCAAAGAATCGAGAAAAGGCAAGAATCAAATTAGCCAAAATTCACGCTCAAATCACCGATAGCAGGAAAGACCATTTACACAAGCTAACCACTCAATTAGTTCGTGAAAACCAAACGATTGTGGTTGAGAATTTAGCCGTTAAGAATATGGTCAAAAACCCGAAATTATCTCAGGCAATATCTGATGTAAGCTGGGGTGAAATCACCCGACAATTAGCCTATAAATGCCGTTGGTATGGGAGAAATTACATCGAAATAGATAGATGGTTTCCTAGCTCTAAAAGGTGTAGTAATTGCGGGCATATTGTCGAAAAGATGCCGTTAAATGTTCGAGAATGGGATTGTCCAGACTGTGGGACACACCATGACCGAGATGTTAACGCTAGTAAAAATATTTTGGCCGCAGGGCTTGCGGTGTCAGTCTGTAGAGCGACCATAAGACCAGAACAGAGTAAATCTGTTAAGGCAGGTGCGAAAAATCCTTCGGGAAAGAAGCAGAAACCCAAATCGTGA
- a CDS encoding ABC transporter ATP-binding protein, translating into MTAAIALDRVSKIYNNLPVVNELSFAIEKGEIFGLLGPNGAGKSTTIRMIITLTEASQGEIAVAGYDVKKYRDQVKKNIGVVLQQISVDGELTVWENMEFHGRMHHIPNPQRQELIDRYLDYVSLSDRKSALAKTLSGGMKRRLQIARALLHEPKILFLDEPTVGLDPQNRRRLWEVIRDLNQQGMTILLTTHYMEEVEFLCQDNATGKLGRIGIMDAGKLIELGTIRDFRTKYGEGLVIKQVGDKIDYKFFPTVADANAYLDSLSDKTGVMCRPSNLEDIFVELTGHQLD; encoded by the coding sequence ATGACCGCCGCTATTGCTCTCGATCGCGTTTCTAAAATCTATAACAATCTCCCAGTAGTTAACGAGCTTTCCTTTGCCATCGAAAAAGGGGAAATCTTTGGTTTACTCGGTCCCAACGGTGCGGGAAAATCGACGACAATCCGCATGATTATCACCCTAACCGAAGCAAGTCAAGGAGAAATCGCAGTGGCGGGGTATGATGTGAAAAAATACCGCGATCAGGTGAAGAAAAATATAGGGGTAGTCTTACAACAGATTAGCGTTGATGGGGAATTAACCGTCTGGGAAAATATGGAATTTCACGGCCGGATGCACCATATCCCCAATCCCCAGAGACAGGAATTAATCGATCGCTATTTAGATTATGTCAGTTTAAGCGATCGAAAATCTGCCCTTGCCAAAACTCTTTCCGGAGGGATGAAACGACGTTTACAGATTGCTCGCGCTCTTCTTCACGAACCAAAAATACTCTTTCTCGATGAACCGACGGTCGGTTTAGACCCCCAAAATCGTCGTCGTTTGTGGGAAGTAATTCGCGATTTAAACCAGCAAGGAATGACAATTTTATTAACCACTCACTACATGGAAGAAGTGGAATTTCTCTGTCAGGATAACGCCACGGGAAAACTGGGCAGAATTGGCATTATGGACGCAGGCAAATTAATCGAATTAGGAACTATAAGGGATTTTCGCACTAAGTATGGCGAGGGTTTAGTTATCAAACAAGTTGGCGATAAAATCGATTATAAATTCTTCCCCACCGTGGCTGATGCCAATGCCTATCTTGACAGTTTGAGCGATAAAACTGGAGTAATGTGCCGTCCCTCCAATCTCGAAGATATCTTTGTGGAACTGACGGGACATCAATTAGATTAA
- a CDS encoding ABC transporter permease, with translation MTDLQAKTRWSTARRYYELLSVLVERNLKGRYRGSFLGVYWSLLNPLIMTALYTAIFGTVFASYFDNSIVNYVLAAFTGLVVINFFNASTNQALPSIVGNGSILNKIRLPVSIFPVSMVVANIFQFAISIFPLLAIVTLWKSQSLINVIALIFPVIGLSLVCTGVGFFVSTLYVFFRDLPYFYEIVCFVAWISSPIFYPPEIIPPSVQPFLLLNPLLPVIESIRQLSLSPGLPDFGLIFQSLLGGIIILGIGWTCFRLWRHLFMDLL, from the coding sequence ATGACCGATCTCCAGGCAAAAACTAGATGGTCAACAGCGCGGCGATATTACGAGTTGCTTAGTGTTTTAGTGGAACGTAATCTCAAGGGACGCTATCGGGGTTCTTTTCTGGGGGTTTACTGGTCCTTGTTAAATCCCCTGATTATGACTGCACTATACACGGCAATTTTCGGCACGGTTTTCGCCTCTTATTTTGATAATTCTATAGTTAACTATGTCCTAGCGGCTTTCACTGGTTTAGTAGTAATAAATTTTTTTAATGCTTCCACTAACCAAGCTTTACCTAGTATCGTCGGTAATGGCAGTATTCTAAATAAAATTCGTCTGCCGGTTAGCATCTTTCCCGTTTCTATGGTAGTGGCAAATATTTTTCAATTTGCTATTAGTATCTTTCCCCTTTTGGCTATAGTAACTCTCTGGAAATCTCAAAGTTTAATTAATGTAATTGCTCTGATTTTTCCCGTGATCGGTCTTTCTCTGGTTTGCACGGGAGTGGGTTTTTTTGTCAGTACCCTCTACGTTTTCTTCAGAGACTTACCCTATTTTTACGAAATTGTTTGTTTTGTCGCTTGGATTAGCAGCCCGATTTTTTATCCCCCGGAAATTATTCCTCCTTCCGTACAACCATTCCTCCTATTAAACCCATTATTGCCGGTAATCGAAAGTATTCGCCAATTGTCCCTTTCCCCCGGATTACCGGATTTTGGTTTGATTTTTCAATCTCTACTCGGTGGTATCATCATCTTAGGAATTGGTTGGACTTGCTTCCGACTCTGGCGACATTTATTTATGGATTTATTATAA
- a CDS encoding ABC transporter ATP-binding protein, which translates to MTEVIRLDQVSLERRTQEEFSYDLKRTIFSILEGKYRQPAKKLVLDDIDLVINSGAKLGIIGANGAGKSTLLKVICGILEPTKGQVRVRGQIASLIELGAGFDPDLPVKDNIILYGVMLGFSRQEMKEKTKDILDFAELEEYMGAPVKSLSSGMVARLGFAIATEVHPDILILDEVLSVGDESFKNKCKRRLKKFWNSNATILVVSHDLTLIQESCNQAIWLNKGQLQCQGASEDVIKFYLDSVHQNEVNF; encoded by the coding sequence ATGACAGAAGTAATTCGACTCGATCAAGTGTCTCTCGAAAGACGTACTCAAGAAGAATTCTCCTACGATCTAAAAAGGACAATCTTCTCTATTCTTGAAGGTAAATATCGTCAACCGGCCAAAAAATTAGTTCTAGATGATATAGATTTAGTCATTAATTCTGGAGCAAAATTAGGTATCATTGGAGCTAATGGCGCAGGAAAATCTACTCTCTTAAAAGTTATTTGTGGTATTCTGGAACCGACAAAGGGACAGGTGAGAGTCAGGGGACAAATTGCCTCTCTAATTGAATTAGGAGCGGGTTTTGATCCAGATTTACCAGTAAAAGATAATATTATTCTCTATGGGGTAATGCTGGGATTTTCCCGTCAGGAAATGAAGGAAAAAACCAAAGATATCCTTGACTTTGCTGAGTTAGAAGAATATATGGGAGCGCCGGTGAAATCTCTTTCTTCCGGGATGGTGGCTCGTTTAGGATTTGCGATCGCAACAGAGGTTCACCCCGATATTCTTATTCTTGATGAAGTCCTTTCCGTCGGGGATGAAAGTTTTAAAAATAAGTGTAAACGACGGTTAAAAAAATTCTGGAATTCTAACGCTACTATTTTAGTAGTTTCCCACGATTTGACTTTAATTCAAGAGTCCTGTAACCAAGCAATTTGGCTGAATAAGGGCCAGTTGCAATGTCAGGGTGCATCGGAAGATGTAATCAAGTTTTATTTGGATTCCGTGCATCAAAACGAAGTTAATTTTTAA
- a CDS encoding DUF4278 domain-containing protein: MSYLFLFPLFTAALAAYFWQQSSDEIAYLASAATVISLVLSLVLAPWQIQLLILLTVVIVVTFLWQGREEQKNVPVPTPETAGEKKYRGATYIEPTVTEAPVKERGGKYRGAEVKITNNPTVANPIRSSSLKYRGAGSANKDQ; encoded by the coding sequence ATGTCCTATTTGTTTTTGTTCCCACTATTCACCGCTGCCTTGGCTGCCTATTTCTGGCAGCAGTCCAGCGATGAGATCGCTTATCTGGCCAGTGCCGCCACGGTAATTAGTTTAGTGTTGAGTCTGGTTTTAGCTCCTTGGCAGATTCAGCTATTAATTCTCTTGACAGTTGTGATTGTCGTCACCTTTTTATGGCAAGGACGAGAAGAGCAGAAGAATGTCCCCGTCCCCACTCCAGAAACCGCCGGCGAGAAAAAGTACCGTGGGGCCACCTATATCGAGCCAACAGTCACCGAGGCTCCTGTCAAGGAGCGAGGAGGTAAATATCGCGGTGCGGAGGTTAAAATCACCAATAATCCCACGGTGGCTAACCCAATTCGCTCCTCATCTCTCAAATATCGCGGCGCTGGTTCAGCAAACAAGGACCAGTAA
- a CDS encoding thymidylate synthase — protein MLSTETTPKFTYQPHYKPNQLICGHGQTAIITGWTVKQSLAKHLNPDQYAVIGNLYSPTRGISPLLRNLIANPHVRYLVILNATKEDKNSGSCQCLLDFFSQGFQLGKSDTGKECWLINSSTTGYIDKEIDREILEKLRQSIQYQPVKSIPEAIETVKNYAKQSPLPTWGKPLTFPISENLPSLLPGTRYGHRIEGKTIAETWVKILQKIKTTGTIRPTGYDGKWQELIDLMAVVTNEPPDFYFPEPNYLPIDRAFLTEYIGQILDDSPIHQGVKYTYGQRLRSWFGRDQIAQVINKLISEIDAASAVMSLWDVKDHEKGGSPCLNHIWVRVVENELSLTAIFRSNDMFAAWPANAMGLRALQQHICQEINQRSQYNLTLGPLITISQSAHIYDDTWENVERLIATQYDKIVNQRDFFDPSGNFLISVEKEQILVQQTTPGSGEVVACYQGKNPLKLIRELAATNPAIIPEHIGYLGIELQKAYNCIKNNQPYIQDQ, from the coding sequence ATGCTTAGTACAGAAACCACCCCTAAATTCACCTACCAACCCCACTATAAACCCAATCAATTAATCTGCGGTCACGGCCAAACAGCAATTATCACGGGATGGACAGTAAAACAGTCCCTTGCTAAACATTTAAATCCCGACCAATACGCGGTGATTGGTAATCTTTATAGTCCCACCAGAGGAATTAGTCCCCTGCTGAGAAACTTAATAGCAAATCCCCACGTTAGATACTTAGTTATTCTCAACGCAACTAAGGAAGATAAGAACTCCGGTAGCTGTCAATGTTTGCTAGATTTTTTTAGTCAAGGATTCCAGTTAGGAAAAAGTGACACAGGTAAAGAATGTTGGCTAATTAATTCTTCTACCACTGGATATATTGACAAAGAAATTGACCGAGAAATTCTCGAAAAATTGCGTCAATCAATTCAATATCAACCAGTTAAATCCATCCCAGAAGCGATTGAAACTGTCAAAAATTATGCAAAACAATCCCCCTTACCAACTTGGGGAAAACCATTAACCTTTCCTATCTCAGAAAATCTTCCTTCTTTGCTACCCGGGACAAGATACGGTCATCGGATTGAAGGAAAAACTATTGCCGAAACTTGGGTAAAAATTCTCCAAAAGATTAAAACCACCGGCACAATTAGACCGACAGGATATGATGGTAAATGGCAAGAATTAATTGACTTAATGGCCGTTGTCACCAATGAACCCCCAGACTTTTATTTTCCTGAACCTAATTATTTGCCTATAGATAGAGCTTTTCTCACCGAATATATCGGACAAATTCTCGATGATTCCCCTATACACCAAGGAGTTAAATACACCTACGGTCAAAGATTGCGCTCTTGGTTTGGCCGAGACCAAATTGCACAGGTTATTAATAAATTAATCTCAGAAATTGACGCAGCCAGTGCAGTTATGTCCCTCTGGGATGTGAAAGACCACGAAAAGGGAGGTAGTCCCTGTTTAAATCATATTTGGGTGCGAGTGGTGGAAAATGAATTATCTCTCACCGCAATATTTAGAAGTAATGATATGTTTGCCGCTTGGCCGGCAAATGCCATGGGATTGCGCGCTTTACAGCAACATATTTGCCAAGAAATCAATCAACGCTCCCAGTATAATTTAACCTTGGGTCCATTGATTACTATTAGTCAATCGGCCCATATATACGATGATACTTGGGAGAATGTCGAACGATTAATCGCCACCCAGTACGATAAAATTGTCAATCAGCGCGATTTTTTTGACCCTAGCGGTAACTTTTTGATTTCTGTGGAAAAAGAACAAATTCTTGTCCAACAAACTACCCCCGGCAGCGGGGAAGTTGTCGCTTGTTATCAAGGCAAAAATCCCCTCAAATTAATCCGCGAGCTTGCCGCTACCAATCCCGCAATTATTCCCGAACATATCGGTTATCTGGGAATCGAGTTACAAAAGGCATACAATTGTATCAAAAATAATCAGCCTTATATTCAAGACCAGTAG